In Bordetella holmesii ATCC 51541, the following proteins share a genomic window:
- a CDS encoding flagellar hook-length control FliK family protein, with product MSIGPPALGNVLVQRLDAVLGTTMAAHANTLTGARPDAVGQPGQAARTGQTDDATRDPRGQIDGAGGKADRQAAAVDAKTAAALALAARGLVTRNDTTASAPTTLGNTARIILSLLAQYPNAAPAVQSASALWTPPQAAENAAGGAAREPSVSAPRISQPETDQPRESGAKPAPAASGVQGPPASSQPAAALFAQALKASLQTSGLFYESHLTEMVYGQRTPQTLRDEPQANLPAAPAYSAPAASPAPAHTAQASASAVLTLSAEADTARAQDPGAPIGGLHSQTNTLVRQQLEILANNAVYWSSRLVLHLPRLGEIDVRLSLAGSQLVLQLTAPQSATELKHEAKTLRQQLSGAGLTLSDLSVQAVDPERFQTTDFLLSDA from the coding sequence ATGAGCATAGGCCCGCCTGCTCTGGGTAACGTGCTCGTGCAGCGTCTCGATGCCGTGCTGGGCACGACGATGGCCGCGCATGCCAACACCCTGACGGGCGCCCGCCCGGATGCTGTCGGCCAACCCGGACAGGCCGCCCGCACGGGCCAGACCGACGATGCGACTCGCGATCCGAGAGGCCAGATCGATGGCGCGGGCGGTAAAGCCGACCGCCAGGCGGCCGCCGTCGATGCGAAGACGGCCGCCGCGCTGGCGCTGGCCGCCCGCGGCCTGGTTACCCGCAACGACACCACGGCCTCTGCACCTACGACACTGGGAAACACCGCGCGCATCATTCTTTCCCTGCTGGCCCAGTATCCGAATGCCGCCCCCGCCGTGCAAAGTGCGAGCGCGCTGTGGACACCGCCGCAAGCCGCGGAGAATGCCGCCGGCGGTGCGGCGCGCGAGCCGTCTGTCAGTGCGCCACGGATTTCCCAGCCAGAAACCGACCAACCCCGTGAGTCCGGCGCCAAACCCGCGCCGGCAGCCTCCGGAGTCCAGGGCCCACCGGCCAGCAGCCAGCCGGCGGCCGCACTGTTCGCACAGGCGTTGAAAGCCAGCCTGCAGACGAGCGGGTTGTTTTACGAGTCCCATCTGACCGAGATGGTCTATGGACAACGCACGCCTCAGACGCTGCGCGATGAGCCGCAGGCTAATCTGCCCGCCGCTCCCGCCTACTCCGCGCCCGCCGCATCGCCCGCCCCCGCACACACGGCCCAGGCGTCCGCTTCGGCCGTCCTGACCCTCAGCGCCGAGGCTGACACCGCCCGCGCGCAAGATCCGGGCGCTCCGATAGGCGGTCTGCACTCGCAAACCAATACCCTGGTCCGCCAGCAGTTAGAGATCCTGGCCAACAACGCCGTCTATTGGTCCAGCCGGCTGGTGCTGCATCTGCCGCGCCTGGGCGAGATCGACGTCCGTCTTTCGCTGGCCGGTTCACAATTGGTGCTGCAACTGACGGCGCCCCAAAGTGCCACCGAGCTCAAGCACGAGGCAAAGACATTGCGTCAACAGCTATCAGGCGCTGGCCTGACCCTCAGTGACCTGAGCGTGCAGGCGGTCGACCCGGAACGTTTCCAGACAACCGACTTCCTGCTATCCGACGCATGA
- the fliE gene encoding flagellar hook-basal body complex protein FliE yields the protein MSVSGVSGIENMLEQMRAVMRAAQSGSAGSAELSPATAPASFAAALQNSIRNVSNAQNAATVQAKAFELGAPDVSLNDVMIDLQKASLGFQMTVQVRNRLVAAYKEISSMSI from the coding sequence ATGTCGGTTTCCGGCGTCTCCGGTATCGAAAACATGCTGGAACAGATGCGCGCCGTAATGCGCGCCGCACAGAGTGGTTCGGCGGGTTCCGCCGAGCTGTCGCCCGCGACTGCCCCGGCCAGCTTTGCCGCAGCGTTGCAGAACTCCATCCGCAACGTCTCCAACGCACAGAACGCGGCGACCGTTCAGGCCAAAGCCTTCGAGCTCGGCGCGCCCGATGTGTCGCTCAACGATGTCATGATCGATCTTCAGAAAGCCAGCCTCGGCTTTCAGATGACGGTGCAGGTGCGCAACCGCTTGGTCGCCGCCTACAAAGAAATTTCGTCGATGTCGATCTGA